A genomic region of Rhizobium sp. NXC24 contains the following coding sequences:
- the pdxA gene encoding 4-hydroxythreonine-4-phosphate dehydrogenase PdxA produces the protein MPSRPSRPLALTQGDPAGIGPDITLAAWLRRGELGLSPFLFLGDPNVLSARARQLNLTVPLQEADASTASGVFADALPVLPIAAGMDVVAGEPHVVTAKATIAAIEMAVSLSMKGDTCAVVTNPIAKSVLYDAGFGFPGHTEFLADLATRATGKPVMPVMLLAGPKLRAIPVTIHIPLKDVPQALTSDLIVETCRITDHDLRTRFGIAKPRLAVAGLNPHAGENGAIGTEDEAIIRPAIEALRNEGIDAFGPLPADTMFHDDARRHYDVAVCMYHDQALIPAKALGFDDSVNVTLGLPFVRTSPDHGTAFGIAGKGIAKEDSLVAALKLASELSRATGSNR, from the coding sequence ATGCCCTCCCGCCCTTCCCGCCCCCTTGCACTCACGCAAGGGGACCCAGCAGGTATCGGACCTGACATCACGCTCGCCGCCTGGCTTCGCCGCGGCGAGCTTGGTTTGTCTCCCTTCCTGTTTCTCGGCGACCCGAACGTTCTTTCGGCGCGAGCGCGCCAGTTGAACCTGACCGTGCCGCTTCAGGAAGCCGACGCATCGACGGCCTCCGGCGTCTTTGCCGATGCCTTGCCGGTGCTGCCGATTGCCGCCGGCATGGATGTGGTTGCAGGCGAACCGCATGTCGTTACGGCGAAAGCCACGATTGCGGCTATCGAGATGGCGGTCTCGCTCAGCATGAAGGGAGATACCTGCGCGGTCGTGACCAACCCAATCGCCAAGTCAGTCCTTTACGACGCCGGCTTCGGCTTTCCCGGCCATACCGAATTCCTCGCCGATCTTGCGACACGCGCGACAGGCAAGCCGGTAATGCCGGTAATGCTGCTCGCCGGACCGAAGCTGCGGGCGATTCCCGTCACCATCCATATTCCGCTGAAGGATGTGCCGCAGGCGCTGACCTCGGATTTGATTGTCGAGACCTGCCGGATCACCGACCACGACCTCAGGACTCGTTTCGGCATCGCAAAACCGCGACTGGCCGTTGCCGGCCTCAATCCGCATGCCGGCGAGAACGGCGCGATCGGCACGGAAGATGAGGCCATCATCCGTCCGGCGATCGAGGCACTGCGCAATGAAGGCATCGATGCCTTTGGCCCCCTCCCCGCCGACACGATGTTCCACGACGATGCGCGCCGTCACTACGATGTCGCCGTCTGCATGTATCACGATCAGGCTTTGATTCCGGCCAAGGCGCTCGGCTTCGACGATTCCGTCAATGTCACACTCGGCCTCCCCTTTGTCCGCACTTCGCCGGACCACGGCACCGCCTTCGGTATCGCCGGCAAGGGTATCGCCAAAGAGGACAGCCTCGTGGCGGCGCTCAAGCTGGCGAGCGAGCTCAGCCGCGCGACGGGAAGCAATCGCTGA
- the rsmA gene encoding 16S rRNA (adenine(1518)-N(6)/adenine(1519)-N(6))-dimethyltransferase RsmA, with amino-acid sequence MAALDGLPPLRDVIQRHGLDARKALGQNFLLDLNLTQKVARTAGSLEGATVFEVGPGPGGLTRAILALGAAKVIAVERDARCLPALAEIADHYPGRLEVIEGDALKTDFAALAPEGPVKIIANLPYNVGTQLLVNWLLPGHWPPFWQSLTLMFQKEVGQRIVADEDDDHYGRLGVLSGWRTNAHMAFDVPPQAFTPPPKVTSTVVHLTPKENPIPCSVDNLEKVTQAAFGQRRKMLRQSLKSLGGEALLRKADIDPQRRAETLSVEEFCRLANSL; translated from the coding sequence ATGGCTGCACTCGACGGTCTGCCGCCGCTTCGCGACGTAATCCAGCGCCACGGCCTCGACGCGCGCAAGGCGCTCGGCCAAAACTTTCTGCTGGATCTTAATCTGACCCAAAAGGTTGCCCGCACCGCCGGATCGCTGGAGGGCGCCACCGTCTTCGAAGTCGGCCCAGGGCCAGGGGGGCTGACGCGCGCCATCCTTGCGCTTGGCGCCGCCAAGGTCATCGCCGTTGAGCGCGACGCGCGCTGCCTGCCGGCGCTCGCCGAGATCGCCGATCACTATCCCGGCCGGCTCGAGGTCATCGAAGGCGATGCGCTGAAGACGGATTTCGCGGCACTGGCGCCAGAGGGACCGGTCAAGATCATCGCCAACCTGCCCTATAATGTCGGGACGCAATTGCTGGTGAACTGGCTGCTGCCAGGCCATTGGCCGCCCTTCTGGCAGTCCCTGACGCTGATGTTCCAGAAAGAGGTCGGCCAGCGGATCGTTGCCGACGAGGATGACGATCATTACGGCCGCCTCGGCGTCCTCAGCGGCTGGCGCACCAATGCGCATATGGCCTTCGATGTGCCACCACAGGCCTTCACGCCGCCGCCGAAGGTGACCTCGACGGTCGTGCATCTGACGCCCAAGGAAAACCCGATCCCCTGCTCCGTCGACAATCTGGAAAAGGTGACGCAGGCCGCCTTTGGTCAGCGGCGCAAGATGCTGCGCCAAAGTCTGAAATCGCTTGGCGGCGAAGCACTGTTGCGGAAAGCCGACATCGACCCTCAGCGACGCGCCGAAACGCTGTCCGTCGAAGAGTTCTGCCGGTTGGCAAACTCGCTTTGA
- the lptG gene encoding LPS export ABC transporter permease LptG, with amino-acid sequence MIFNTLGRYFFMRYVVTTFWFFLGVVSIVYLVDFSETAGRLAGLPGYTVSLGLLMTAVRLPFILQQTVPFIALFVGMTVLIALNRRRELVIARAAGISVWQFMTPFVIGAFFVGLLTMFALNPVAAWGQRQAETMEADLRGDPSYHNKLSIPWLRQSNGKDDVIIGAKAVLDNGTTLMNVVFIHFDSQGNIVLRQDAQSAKLQDGYWLLNSVVERRPGEIPDHKSTVQVRTNLKQDFVSERLAQPETIAFYDLSNRIKIAKSFGISTKALETQFHSLLSQPFLLVAMTLIAATVSLKFSRFNQSRSVILGGILSGFVLYVVTVLVKAFGSSGVVPPFVATWIPVIVALAFGATILLHQEDG; translated from the coding sequence ATGATCTTCAATACGCTCGGCCGCTACTTCTTCATGCGCTACGTCGTGACAACCTTCTGGTTTTTCCTCGGCGTTGTCTCGATCGTCTATCTCGTCGACTTCAGCGAGACCGCCGGCCGGCTTGCCGGCCTTCCCGGGTACACGGTCAGCCTCGGCTTGCTGATGACGGCCGTCAGGCTGCCGTTCATCCTGCAGCAGACGGTGCCGTTCATCGCCCTGTTCGTCGGCATGACGGTGCTGATCGCGCTCAATCGGCGTCGTGAGCTCGTGATTGCGCGTGCGGCCGGCATCTCCGTCTGGCAGTTCATGACGCCGTTCGTGATCGGCGCATTCTTTGTCGGCCTGCTGACCATGTTTGCCCTCAATCCTGTTGCGGCGTGGGGACAACGGCAGGCGGAAACGATGGAAGCCGACCTACGCGGCGATCCATCCTATCACAACAAGCTCTCGATTCCGTGGCTGCGCCAGTCGAACGGCAAAGACGACGTCATCATTGGCGCCAAGGCCGTTCTCGACAACGGAACGACGCTGATGAACGTCGTGTTTATCCACTTCGATTCACAAGGGAATATCGTTCTCAGGCAGGACGCGCAGTCGGCAAAGTTGCAAGATGGTTACTGGCTTCTTAACAGTGTCGTCGAGCGCAGACCGGGCGAAATTCCGGATCATAAGAGTACGGTACAGGTTCGTACGAATCTGAAACAGGATTTCGTCTCAGAGCGCCTGGCACAGCCGGAAACCATTGCTTTTTATGATCTTTCTAATCGAATAAAGATTGCAAAGTCCTTTGGCATCTCAACCAAAGCTCTTGAGACCCAATTTCACTCGCTGCTGTCGCAGCCATTCCTTCTGGTGGCAATGACGCTGATCGCCGCCACCGTCTCGTTAAAATTCAGTAGATTCAACCAATCGCGCTCCGTGATTCTGGGTGGAATCCTCTCAGGCTTCGTGCTTTATGTTGTCACCGTGCTGGTAAAGGCATTCGGGAGCAGCGGAGTGGTTCCTCCTTTCGTGGCGACATGGATACCCGTGATCGTCGCTTTGGCATTCGGAGCAACGATCCTGCTTCATCAGGAGGACGGCTAA
- a CDS encoding YicC/YloC family endoribonuclease, with protein MVLQSMTGFARREGTSGRSRWAWELRSVNGKGLDFRLRLPQGLERLETDIRKLITDRFARGNLQVGLSLSVDESRVEAVVNQDALATVLALRGQLSGVIDPAPLRLDTLLAIRGIVEFKEAEESDDALAARDADIMAGLEAALADLSDMRRREGQALGQILLGHVGAIETLTTTVESDPSRSPQEIAARLATQIAMLLDGTSGLDRDRLHAEAALIATRADLREEIDRLKAHVVAARDLIAKGGPVGRKLDFLAQEFNRESNTICSKSNAAAVTAAGIELKVVIDQFREQVQNLE; from the coding sequence ATGGTATTGCAGTCCATGACCGGTTTCGCCCGGCGTGAGGGAACGAGTGGGCGCTCTCGTTGGGCATGGGAATTGCGATCGGTCAATGGCAAGGGTCTCGATTTCCGCCTGCGCCTGCCGCAAGGGCTGGAGCGGCTGGAAACCGATATACGCAAGCTCATCACCGACAGGTTTGCGCGCGGCAACCTGCAGGTCGGTCTTTCATTGTCCGTCGATGAAAGCCGCGTCGAGGCGGTCGTCAATCAGGACGCGCTGGCGACAGTGCTGGCCTTACGCGGTCAGCTCTCAGGCGTCATCGATCCTGCGCCGCTGCGGCTGGACACGCTGCTCGCAATCCGCGGCATCGTAGAGTTCAAGGAAGCTGAAGAGAGCGACGATGCGCTTGCCGCACGCGACGCCGACATCATGGCGGGTCTCGAAGCCGCGCTCGCCGATCTCAGCGATATGCGCCGTCGGGAAGGGCAGGCGCTCGGTCAAATCCTGCTCGGCCATGTCGGCGCCATCGAGACGCTGACGACAACGGTTGAGAGCGATCCGTCCCGCTCGCCGCAGGAGATTGCCGCGAGGCTTGCGACGCAGATTGCCATGCTTCTGGACGGAACCTCCGGCCTGGATCGTGACCGGCTGCATGCCGAGGCCGCTCTCATCGCCACCAGAGCGGATCTGCGCGAGGAGATCGACCGGCTGAAGGCGCATGTGGTGGCAGCTCGCGACCTTATCGCCAAGGGTGGACCGGTCGGACGCAAACTCGATTTCCTTGCACAGGAATTTAACCGGGAATCAAATACTATCTGTTCGAAGTCGAATGCCGCAGCGGTCACCGCCGCCGGCATCGAGTTGAAAGTGGTCATCGACCAGTTCCGCGAACAGGTCCAGAATTTGGAGTAA
- a CDS encoding LptF/LptG family permease, whose amino-acid sequence MKLFETYIVRRVGMMFLVALLPVLAIIWTTQVLQRINLVTDSGQSIGSFAKLATLILPTIIPVVLPFALVIGITQTLTAMNSDSELTVMEAAGARRSIIVRPIMILAIAISVFSFVVDNMVEPKARVAAREMVAEAYADLLSTVIEEKNFRRIEDGLYVQITQRLSGRILKGLFVVDSRDPTFDLIYYAKEGAVDASGTSLLMKDGEVHRKTPDGNVSVINFDSYSFDLSDMTQSRGQATLRAGDRGLGFLLNPDPNDPDYKAKPGGYRAELHRRLTDWALPAIFALISLVIAGDARSHREARLHPMVSALTIAFALRWADFYAANQIENAPYFIGVLYAANICAALIAIALLFRNRKMSVPRSIRNRFANLRQKIQDRMPAPGGSNGGGA is encoded by the coding sequence ATGAAGTTATTCGAAACATATATCGTACGGCGTGTCGGCATGATGTTCCTGGTAGCGCTGCTGCCGGTGCTCGCCATCATCTGGACGACCCAGGTGCTGCAGCGCATCAACCTCGTGACCGACAGCGGCCAGTCGATCGGCTCGTTTGCTAAGCTTGCGACTCTCATCCTGCCGACGATCATTCCCGTGGTTCTGCCTTTCGCTCTGGTGATCGGCATCACGCAGACGCTGACGGCGATGAACAGCGATTCGGAACTGACGGTTATGGAGGCGGCGGGTGCGCGGCGCAGCATCATCGTCCGCCCGATCATGATTCTCGCGATAGCTATCAGCGTTTTCTCATTTGTGGTCGACAATATGGTCGAGCCGAAAGCGCGTGTAGCCGCCCGCGAGATGGTCGCAGAAGCCTATGCCGACCTTCTCTCGACCGTCATCGAAGAGAAGAATTTCCGCCGTATCGAAGACGGGCTTTATGTGCAGATCACCCAGCGCCTGTCGGGACGAATCCTGAAGGGCCTGTTCGTGGTGGATTCGCGCGATCCCACTTTCGATCTCATCTATTATGCCAAGGAAGGCGCCGTCGATGCGAGCGGCACGTCGCTTTTGATGAAGGATGGCGAAGTTCACCGCAAAACGCCTGACGGCAACGTCTCCGTCATCAATTTCGACTCCTATTCCTTCGATCTTTCCGACATGACGCAGAGCCGCGGCCAGGCAACGCTGCGCGCCGGCGACCGCGGTCTTGGCTTCCTGCTGAACCCGGATCCGAACGATCCAGATTATAAAGCAAAACCAGGCGGCTACCGCGCGGAGCTACATCGGCGTCTCACCGACTGGGCGTTGCCGGCAATCTTTGCCCTGATATCCCTGGTGATAGCCGGCGATGCGCGATCCCATCGCGAAGCACGGCTGCATCCGATGGTGTCGGCGCTTACCATTGCTTTTGCCTTGCGCTGGGCGGATTTTTATGCGGCAAACCAGATCGAGAATGCTCCCTATTTCATCGGCGTTCTCTATGCGGCCAACATCTGCGCAGCTTTGATTGCGATCGCCCTGCTGTTCAGGAACCGGAAGATGTCGGTGCCCAGGTCCATCCGCAACCGCTTCGCCAATCTGCGGCAGAAGATCCAGGATCGCATGCCGGCGCCCGGCGGCTCGAATGGGGGCGGCGCATGA
- a CDS encoding phosphatase PAP2 family protein produces MLLGLFSILPQIDLAVANMFFLQEQCATPVRPGQICGIFPYNDDAHMRLLREVFFQVPYIVAIALCWMLVECWQQHGATFRTLRARNLKIALGSLFLGPVLIVNLWLKSFSGRPRPRQTDLFGGMLDFVHAGSFAGKCVSNCSFISGESAAAGWLFCLIFIIPQPARTAIALPIAAVSILIPALRVAFGGHYLSDAVLGWLSSLVIFTALMALSQTTHSRKNSEN; encoded by the coding sequence ATGCTGCTCGGGCTGTTTTCGATTCTTCCACAGATCGATCTTGCTGTGGCCAATATGTTCTTCCTGCAGGAACAATGCGCCACTCCCGTCAGGCCCGGCCAGATCTGCGGCATTTTCCCTTATAATGACGATGCGCACATGCGTCTGCTCAGGGAAGTTTTCTTTCAGGTTCCCTATATCGTCGCGATTGCTCTCTGTTGGATGCTGGTCGAGTGCTGGCAGCAACACGGCGCAACCTTCCGGACGCTGCGGGCCCGCAATTTGAAAATCGCGCTCGGTTCGTTGTTTCTCGGCCCCGTGCTGATCGTCAATCTCTGGCTCAAATCCTTCTCGGGCCGTCCTCGGCCACGGCAGACCGATCTCTTCGGCGGCATGCTCGATTTCGTTCATGCCGGCTCTTTTGCCGGGAAATGTGTGAGCAACTGTTCCTTCATTTCCGGAGAATCCGCCGCTGCCGGCTGGCTGTTTTGCCTGATCTTCATCATCCCGCAGCCGGCGCGGACGGCCATCGCCCTGCCGATCGCAGCCGTGTCTATTCTCATTCCAGCCCTCCGAGTAGCCTTCGGCGGTCACTACCTCTCGGATGCCGTTTTGGGTTGGCTTTCCTCGCTTGTCATATTCACCGCTCTCATGGCGTTATCCCAAACGACACACAGCAGAAAAAATTCAGAAAATTAA
- a CDS encoding LPS-assembly protein LptD, whose protein sequence is MAAGNRKSIKEFVAALVMGAAAYAFVMSPVVAYAQDNNNNGGAGAATSPVKVKVPEGSKLILSSNELVYNKDTQIVTASGAVQINYGGYKMVAQKVEYNQKSGRMTAIGNVELISPDGNRMYGDKMDVTDSFSDGFVNALRIEMPDNTRMAAEKGERVGGNQLILTKGVYTACLPCSEQGRAPLWQVKAQRVVQNGVTHTVRLEHARFELFGQPIAYVPWIEVPDNTVKRKSGFLFPSMSYSENLGFGVKVPYYYVISPSMDATISATGYTSQGLLLEGEFRQRFENGTHILRVAGINQMSPDQFTANTSDAEHKTRGVISSKADFRINPRWTFGWDVMAQSDNNFSRTYGLQGLSQSTHTNDIYLTGLGKRNYFDMRAFYYDIQDADDNSTAEKQQAVVYPSVDYHYVDPNSVYGGELSATMNFTHLSRDKASVLDNVNNLGDASLNDRFLGLSGSYTRLTTELQWQRTFTTDQGLVLTPLAAARGDIYGLGMDAPNGDYSGNYDTSDYATRGMVTGGLEAKYPFLISTSNSTHVFEPIAQIYVRPDEQLAGRLPNEDAQSFVFDATNLFDRDKFSGFDRVEGGTRANVGWRYTGSFDSGYKLQHIFGQSYQLAGRNSFATDDLVGAGSDSGLETTRSDYVTMFGLTTPQGISLSQSYRFDEKDFAFRRGDTQVGFANDDFQTSVTYTHIAAQPQYGFTSDQDEIQTRAQIKFKNYWSVFGTVSYDLNDSEITRQGIGLSYEDECTIFSVSFLDKKDSTNQSGSDWSIGARITFRTLGDVNLGNVQDATF, encoded by the coding sequence GTGGCGGCAGGCAACCGCAAGAGTATCAAGGAATTTGTCGCTGCCCTCGTCATGGGCGCGGCTGCGTATGCATTTGTCATGAGCCCGGTCGTAGCTTACGCCCAGGACAACAATAATAACGGCGGCGCTGGCGCTGCGACCTCTCCCGTTAAGGTCAAAGTGCCGGAAGGCTCCAAGCTGATCCTTTCGTCAAACGAACTGGTCTATAACAAGGATACTCAAATCGTTACCGCCAGCGGTGCGGTTCAGATCAACTATGGCGGCTACAAGATGGTCGCGCAAAAGGTTGAATATAATCAAAAAAGCGGACGGATGACGGCGATTGGCAATGTGGAGCTGATCAGCCCGGACGGCAACCGGATGTACGGTGACAAAATGGATGTCACCGACAGCTTCTCCGACGGTTTCGTCAACGCTCTGCGTATCGAAATGCCAGACAATACCCGCATGGCCGCCGAAAAGGGCGAACGTGTGGGCGGCAACCAATTGATTCTGACGAAGGGCGTCTATACCGCCTGTTTGCCGTGCTCCGAGCAGGGCCGCGCGCCGCTATGGCAGGTCAAGGCTCAGCGCGTGGTGCAGAACGGCGTGACGCATACCGTCCGTCTCGAGCATGCCCGCTTCGAACTGTTCGGCCAGCCGATCGCTTATGTTCCCTGGATCGAAGTTCCCGACAATACGGTGAAGCGCAAATCAGGCTTCCTGTTTCCGTCGATGAGCTATTCGGAGAACCTCGGCTTTGGCGTGAAGGTTCCCTACTATTACGTCATCTCGCCGAGCATGGACGCGACGATCAGCGCCACCGGCTATACAAGCCAGGGCTTGCTGCTCGAAGGCGAATTCCGGCAACGCTTTGAAAACGGTACGCATATTCTGCGCGTCGCCGGTATCAATCAGATGAGCCCGGACCAGTTCACCGCCAATACCAGTGACGCCGAGCACAAAACCCGCGGCGTGATCTCGTCGAAGGCCGATTTCAGAATCAATCCTCGCTGGACGTTTGGCTGGGATGTCATGGCGCAAAGCGACAATAACTTTTCGCGCACCTATGGCTTGCAAGGTCTCAGCCAGAGCACCCACACGAACGACATCTATTTGACGGGTCTCGGCAAGCGCAATTATTTCGATATGCGCGCCTTCTACTATGACATTCAGGACGCTGACGACAACAGCACCGCCGAAAAGCAGCAGGCGGTCGTCTATCCGAGCGTCGACTATCATTATGTCGATCCGAACTCGGTCTATGGCGGCGAATTGTCCGCGACGATGAACTTCACGCATTTGTCGCGTGACAAGGCGTCGGTGCTCGACAACGTCAACAATCTCGGCGACGCCAGCCTGAACGACCGCTTCCTCGGTCTTTCCGGCAGCTATACGCGTCTTACCACCGAGCTACAGTGGCAGCGCACCTTCACGACCGATCAGGGTCTGGTCTTGACGCCGCTTGCCGCAGCTCGCGGCGACATCTATGGCCTCGGTATGGATGCGCCTAACGGCGACTATTCCGGCAACTATGACACCAGCGATTACGCGACGCGCGGTATGGTAACGGGAGGCCTCGAAGCCAAGTACCCGTTCCTCATTTCCACCAGCAACAGCACGCATGTGTTCGAGCCGATCGCACAAATCTATGTGCGTCCTGACGAGCAACTTGCAGGACGGCTGCCGAATGAAGACGCCCAGAGCTTTGTTTTCGATGCGACCAACTTGTTCGATCGCGACAAATTCTCCGGCTTCGACCGTGTAGAAGGCGGCACGCGCGCCAACGTGGGTTGGCGCTATACGGGCAGCTTCGACAGCGGTTACAAGTTGCAGCACATCTTCGGCCAATCGTACCAGCTTGCCGGACGAAACTCGTTCGCAACCGACGATCTGGTGGGTGCCGGTTCGGATTCGGGACTTGAAACCACCCGCTCCGACTATGTGACCATGTTCGGCCTCACGACGCCGCAGGGCATCTCGCTTTCGCAGTCCTACCGCTTCGACGAAAAGGACTTCGCGTTCCGTCGCGGCGATACGCAGGTCGGCTTTGCAAACGACGACTTCCAGACCTCGGTGACCTACACCCATATCGCCGCTCAGCCGCAATATGGCTTCACCTCGGACCAGGACGAAATCCAAACCCGCGCCCAGATCAAATTCAAGAATTATTGGTCTGTCTTCGGCACGGTCAGCTATGATCTCAACGACAGCGAGATCACGCGCCAGGGCATCGGTCTTTCCTATGAGGACGAATGCACGATCTTCAGCGTCTCCTTCCTCGACAAGAAGGATTCGACGAACCAGTCGGGAAGCGACTGGTCGATCGGCGCCCGCATCACGTTCCGTACGCTCGGCGACGTCAATCTGGGCAATGTCCAGGACGCGACGTTCTGA
- the gmk gene encoding guanylate kinase, translating into MKPAISTSIPIARRGLMLAISSPSGAGKSTIARTLLETDKQIGLSVSVTTRQRRPSEIAGVHYHFVSLREFERLRDSDSLLEWAEVHGNFYGTPREPVETAMAEGRDMLFDIDWQGAQQLQEKMPADVVSIFVLPPTMTELQSRLHRRAEDSEEVIATRLANSRAEIAHWREYDYVIINDDLNAAFDAVQSIVKAERLRRDRRHGMFDFVRGLLEETPKL; encoded by the coding sequence ATGAAGCCGGCGATATCCACATCCATTCCGATTGCGCGCCGGGGGCTGATGCTTGCCATTTCCTCGCCATCCGGTGCGGGCAAATCGACAATTGCGCGCACCTTGCTGGAGACCGATAAGCAGATCGGTCTTTCCGTCAGCGTCACGACGCGGCAACGGCGGCCGAGCGAGATTGCCGGCGTTCATTATCATTTTGTCTCGTTGCGGGAATTTGAGCGGCTGCGCGATTCCGACTCGTTGCTCGAATGGGCGGAGGTACACGGCAATTTCTACGGCACGCCGCGCGAGCCGGTAGAGACGGCGATGGCCGAGGGCCGCGATATGCTCTTCGATATCGACTGGCAGGGTGCGCAGCAACTGCAGGAGAAAATGCCGGCCGACGTCGTATCGATCTTCGTGCTGCCGCCCACCATGACGGAGCTGCAATCGCGCCTGCACCGCCGCGCCGAAGATTCCGAAGAGGTGATTGCCACGCGGCTTGCCAATTCCAGAGCCGAAATCGCCCATTGGCGCGAGTATGACTATGTCATCATCAACGATGATCTGAACGCCGCTTTCGACGCGGTTCAGTCGATCGTCAAGGCCGAACGCCTGCGCCGCGACCGCCGCCACGGCATGTTCGACTTCGTTCGTGGTCTGCTGGAAGAAACGCCGAAGCTGTAA
- a CDS encoding peptidylprolyl isomerase has protein sequence MASFAVPSSDVAFAASEVKVVVNNTVITSGDVAKRINFLKLQHAKGDLNKLAQQQLVDETLKRSEISRVRMSVSTTDVDNAFARFAASNKMSPQQLGQILDKMGVTVDHFKSYIAISMSWPRVVNARFGSSGGRMSNDALVTRMTENKTKPVTTEYFLKQMVFVVPSAKRNAILGKRKAEAEASRAKFPGCDQAKVFAATMHDVSVQDLGRVLAPDLPEAWKPLLEKAKGNTTDAIVTDRGVEYVAICSQRQVNDDIAAAAVFRAEDLGKANAQGVSANDKKYMDELRSKAQILYR, from the coding sequence ATGGCTTCTTTTGCCGTGCCAAGCAGCGATGTTGCCTTCGCGGCAAGTGAGGTGAAGGTCGTCGTCAACAATACGGTGATCACATCAGGCGATGTCGCCAAGCGCATCAACTTCCTGAAATTGCAGCACGCGAAAGGCGACCTCAACAAGCTGGCGCAACAGCAGCTCGTCGATGAGACCCTAAAGCGCTCGGAAATCTCCCGCGTGCGCATGTCGGTATCGACGACGGACGTCGACAACGCATTTGCCCGCTTCGCCGCCAGCAACAAAATGTCGCCGCAGCAGCTTGGACAGATCCTGGACAAGATGGGCGTCACCGTCGACCATTTCAAATCCTATATCGCCATTTCCATGAGCTGGCCGCGCGTCGTCAATGCCCGCTTCGGCTCGAGCGGCGGCCGCATGTCGAATGATGCCCTCGTGACGCGCATGACGGAAAACAAGACAAAGCCGGTCACGACGGAATATTTCCTGAAGCAGATGGTCTTCGTCGTCCCGTCTGCCAAGCGCAACGCAATTCTCGGTAAACGCAAGGCCGAAGCGGAAGCCTCGCGTGCCAAGTTCCCCGGTTGCGACCAGGCGAAAGTCTTTGCCGCGACGATGCACGACGTTTCCGTCCAGGATCTTGGCCGCGTGCTTGCGCCCGATCTGCCGGAAGCCTGGAAGCCGCTGCTTGAGAAGGCAAAAGGCAACACGACCGATGCGATCGTGACCGATCGCGGTGTTGAATATGTTGCCATCTGCTCGCAGCGCCAGGTGAACGACGACATCGCCGCCGCGGCCGTTTTCCGCGCCGAAGATCTCGGCAAGGCGAATGCCCAGGGCGTCAGCGCCAACGACAAGAAGTATATGGATGAACTGCGCTCCAAGGCGCAGATCCTCTATCGCTGA